Genomic window (Amaranthus tricolor cultivar Red isolate AtriRed21 chromosome 7, ASM2621246v1, whole genome shotgun sequence):
AGAGTGTCTTTCCTCCAGGAGCAGCACAACAATCAATAATGTGATCACCAGGCTGTGGATCAAGAACAGAAACAGCTAGACCTGCAGAATGAATCAATATTGTGTTAAGAGTGTCAGCTTGTAAGACTTCAATTGGACTTCATGTCCAGTATCAAGTTTTTACCcacaaaatttcaaattcaaCAAGCCTAAACCTCAAAACTTGATTTCAGAAATTCTGGCTATGTAAATATGCTTTTAGATTGTATCATCCTTATTACTATTTTGCCAAcatttaaaaaacctcaaaattttaaattgagaaAACACATGTACTATTTCAACTCAAAAATTATACAATACGTCCTCTGTATTTTTACATTCAACACTTGCATAGTGTTCACTCTTCAATAACCAAACGGCCATACCAACCCCTAGGTAATTAGAAATTCCTAGGAAATTAAAATTACTTGATTGTAAACAAACAGTTTTTAAAATTCCTACAAATTTAACGACAACACCAATAGCAGTGCCTTAATCCCAAATTCCTAGAGATTTAACCAAAGGAAATAAATTCCTACGAATTAAAACTTTCTATGGGAATTTACTTCCTATGCTAAACAAACAACCTCTAAGAATTggattaatatattaatttagatACCGTGTAAATTAAATGTTCAAAGTATTATGTGACGGAGGAAGTATAACGTTAAATTTGTGTTCTTTGGAGTCCAATAAGCCTAGTGTCAAATTAGGCAAAATCAAATCGAGGAATCAAGTGCCTATATCCACGTAGGGTGTGGAGGAACCAACAAGGGTTTTTGTGATGAAATCATAAAATGAGGAGCCTCACACTAGTCTCTTGACTCAAGCTTCAAAACCTGTCTAGCTTGCAAGAAAATTAGACTCATTATCAGTTTACCACTATCCAAGGTATTAAGTAGGTGAAGGGAAGGAGCATAGGCAAAAGATTCTAAGGGGAAACCTAAAAGGGGAAGCAACCATAGTACTGCTAATCAATTCGTTGGGTTTCCAAGGCAGGTGGAAGATGCTAATAAAATGTGGGAAAGCGGAGTTGGAAAACATAAGACACATTGCAAAAAAGATTCTAATGGTTTGATGGGCAAGATAAATGAGAACAAGGAATCATGGTGGTGGAATGCAAAAGTGAAAATTAAGATAAACATTAAAGATTTAAGGAGCTCAAGGTCATTAAGAGAGAAAGATATAAAGAAGCTGACATCCGGCAAAGATAGCAATGACGGAGGCAAAATGTTTAGTATATGAGGGCTTTTATAAGATATTGGACACAAGAGGGAAAAAAATGTACTTATAAGGTTGCAAAGGATAGGTCTACAAAGAGCCGGGACATAGAGACAGCCAAGTACATAAAGGATGAGGATGGAAGGGTTTTGTTCAAGCATAAGAACATTAGGTAGAGGTGGATGGAATATGTTTCACAACTGTTTGATGGAGTAAGAGGCCCATAAGAGGTAAGAAGGGAGACTACAAATTTACAAAGCTCCTAAGAGTATGGTTTTCGCAAGAAGATAACAAAAGAAGAGGTAAAAGAGGCCCTTAGGAGAATAGGAAACGCAAAGGCAGTCGACCCAAATAATATTCCTATTGAGGTGTGGTGTTTCATGGGtgaaaatggtattttgtgTTAACAAAACTTTTTAACATTAATTTGAAGCCAACTAGGATGCCAAAGGAATGAAAGGAAAGCACACTTATTCCACTATATAAAACAAGTGTAATGCTCAATTATGTGAAAATTATCGAGGGATCAAAATTCTTTGTCACACGATGAAGATGTGGGAAAGAGTAATAGAGAAGAGGCTTAGACGAGAAACAATAATCAAAGAGAATCAATTTGGGTTCATGTCAGGATGATCCACTACTAAAGATATTCACGTCATGAAAAAAGAGAAGAATTTGCATAAGGTGTCCATTGATCTAGAGAATAAATAAGAGAGTGTACCAAGGACCATTATATGAGATATCATCGCGGCTAAAGGAATATCGttgaatatatacaaactaTTTACGATGGAGCTACGACTAGCACTCTCTCACCTTTATAGACAATTGGTTCCTTAGTGCATGATATTCGCTTACGATATTTTGCTTATCGCCAGGACTAGTGAAGAAGTTTATGCAAGGTTAGAGCACTAGAGGGGGGCTCTAGAAGGAAAAGGTTTGTGAATAAGTCTCTATAATATGGAATCCTTACGGTGCAATTTTAGTGGGGGGAGCAAGTAGGAGAACCTCAAGTGACCGTTGGAGAGAAGATGTTGTTgcaaaaacaaccaagtttAAATATGTAGGGTTAATAATCCAGAGTAAAGGGGAGATTGATAAAGATGTAACGCATAGAGTTCAAGATGGATGACTTAAATGGAGAGCAACCTCTGGTGCTATAATATACGAGTTTCTCGTCTAGATTAAAGGGCAATTCTACAGATTTGCAGTTTGACTTGTCTAGTTTGTATAGGACAGAGCATTGGCAAGTTAGATGGATGTAGCAAAAATGCGAATGTTATGGTGAATATGTGGGCAAACCAGAATAGATAAAATTAGGAACTAGGACAAAGGACACCCATCTATGCAAAAATGTGTGAAAgtagattgagatggtttggacatgtgcaaagTGAGAATGGTAGAAAGCATCACAGTTGAGGGAAAGATAAGTTGCAGTAGGCCTAAGAAAACGTGGGAGGAGCAAATTAGGAATGACATGAGCGAGTTGCACCTCTACGAGAGTTGACTATGGATAAAACTAGTTGGAGACGTGTCATCGTATTTGTGTTCTAGACCTTAGATAGTTACCAACGCCTACACGGTTACATCTATGTCACATATGCCTTGTTTAATTCTCTGGCCTTATGATTGcttttatatttctttggtCATGTTATTAGCTTTAATGTTTATCTTGCATTGCCTTGTCGTGTTTTTTGTCTTGActaatattgttttgtttttcattgcaaTTATTCTCGAGCCGAAGGACTCTTTGTCTGCATCTTTCTTTATGGGTGTGGTTTGCCGTCTTTCATCCTTATTCAGACCCTAATCATAGTTTCTATGAGAATTAAACTAGGTATACTGATGATAACTTAAAGAAAAGAGGAAAGTATGGATTTTTCTTCAGTGTGACAAAGGTGACATCAGTTTGGATGGCTTTAATACATGAAAGTCGGCACTCGGCAGTATGAAGAATGGTATGTGAGATTTTGTCAGAGTAAGTATCTCATTTTTGGTTAGTTCTTGAAGTGTAGTCATCAAAGCTGTTGCGTGTAATGAAACTGAGATGTGCTGACCTGCACTCTCATCCTGAACAGAGCACAAGCCTTCTTTCAACAATCCAGTTTGTATCACAGTCTGGAATATGAGAAAACATATTATTGATCTAAATTTGACCAGAAGGGCACACCATTTCAAAAGTAACATTATGGTATTAAGGCAAGACATCACCTGCATCCCGCTTTCAACACAGACAAAATCATCCAAATGTGAGGAAGGTTTGTGGGGAACCTAAAGAGAGTATTGAAGTACACATAGAATCAGGTAAAGGAGGCACAGCATAGTACTACTGACTAAGAAGAGTCAGCTACCTTCAACATGTTAAGCTTCATCATAAGGTCTTCACGGTTAAATCCTTTTGCAATATTGGCCCTAGTATCAAGGAAATcaataacaagaaaaaatttccatataagtcaaaatagtattttgttcattcatgagcacaagaaaaataaaacaacactAACCTCAAGCTGAAGCTTGGATCTGTGTTATTCCACATCATTAGTTTTATAGCTTCTTCTTGTCCAAGATACTTGGTCCACCGTCTTACCATCCACTGGGGAAGGGGGAAAATGAAAAAGGAGATGAGTCAGCATTGACAATTGTTGTATGCCCTAAAAGCATGGAATTATCTACATGCTATGAGATACAACTACCTCTTACACAAGTGAATTCATAATTTTGGTGGGAGAGAGTGAGTTAACATGATCATAAGCTCATAACCTTTAAACAAAAGTATTATTTACAAACTCACCACTGGATGAGAATAAGTAGTGGCAAGGGCTCGTGCTTGAGCCCGGTCATCACCATCCATCTTCAGTACAGGAAGAGAATCTTTATCCTGTAAAGAAATATGCCTAGTGTTGTGAACCATATTAACGAAAATATGTTGCTAAATACAAATAACAAACCACAAAAAAGAGAACATAACCCCAATACAAGCTCATATATTCaccaaaaacaaaacagaagatATTTTATAACGAAGTTTTGGACCTTGAGAAAAACTAGTTTTCGAAGAATTCCATTCACCATGTTTCCTGCACCTGGTCTGAGAGCAAACTTCGCTAACTTGACATTCTGCAACATTTTCCAAGAGTAAGAACAAGTCCCTAAACCtcaaaacatataaattatGCTCTTCAAACTAAAATCAcatgaaattttgaaaataaaagaagcAATCTTCTGTAATAGTTTATGTTCGTGCACAAGTTACGTAACAGGTGGTATGCAAGCTATGGATTGCCATCTCATAACAcctaagcataatttaagaaCATATCCATGCCAGTGCACAACACACCCGCAGGCTGCACGCACATACATTCAAAACGAAAGGCAATTACAACATTAGATATAGTAACTATAAGCCAATGCATTACCACTATAGACTATGACACACCTCAAGTAGCATGGATGAGTGAGTACAAACCTCGTTAACAACAGCATATGGTGGTTTTTCCAGTTTTACAATCTCATACACTCCAACCCTAAGGATCTAGAGATAATAATAAGTCAgaaaacactatatggtattaTGTCAAgaagaaataaatataaaacaaaaatagcTTTAGGAAACTGCACCTCCATGCGACACAAAAATAATGAACAGAAACACTACGGTCTATAACTTCACAACCAAGAAACAAACTTTTGAAAATGTTGCCTTACATGATAAATTGAATGTCTCAAAATTGTTAGTCACAACATATTTTCAGTAAAAAGGGTAACTATCTTTATCTAGACCCACAATCTATAGAAGGAATTAAATTCTTGTGTGATGTACCTGTAACAGAAGAGGTTCTATGTTCCTAAAGGACCTTTCATCATGGCAcaaacaaacaataagaaaatcaaGATATCTTCGCCAACGAATCGTACCATTCACAATTTCTGTAACCTGCATTGCCAAGATGTATGTTTAGAAAAATACTCATTCCTTCTACTGTATGAGAACTAAAGCTATCCTTTACAGTCAGCATTTGCACTCAGATTTATTTACCTGGCATAAATTCAAGATGTAAGAAAACCAAGTATAAACCATGAATTCCTGAGGTTAAAGCATCTACACAAAGTCACAAATGGAACTCACTTGACTCCCATGAACAATTGGACAGCCATATTATCAACCAACTTTTGTGAACGTTTTTAGGAATGATATGCTATATAAGACTTTTAAGTCTCAACAAAGGTCCCTCAACTTAATTGTTACCCTTTATATTTGCCCTCAaatacataaacattatcaaCACATTGTCATCCTAAAGACACAAAAAATTTTCTTAGTCTTAGGGGACCAAGTTATATGCAATACCATGGGAGTCTATATCTGCTTAAAGAATCCATATTCAGCAActtattttatgataaaataatGAAAGGAATTTTGAGAAGAAAAAGAGGGCGAGTATAAGACCAATCTCAGATCTTTTTCATTCAGGTCGTTGGTGCGGAATCCTAGAGTCCTTTCAACATATTCCATCTCGTTGTTCCCTGAACCTTTTCCTCTCTCATTTAAAAGATCAGCATAAGCTCCACCAAACTCAATCCGCATCAATCTCACAGCAGCAACTGAATTCACACAAGGAATCAAGCCATGAGAATGCAGAATCAAGCAATGTTCCCAAAAACCCAAgccattaacaataactaagTGTTTTCAATGAAATGAGCAGCAGTGAAAATTATTACTTTGGCTACCATGCACCGAAGCACAAACAttattttttaccaaattattaCGTTAATTTTAAGTTGAACTTAACACCAAACAGCCATCATCGTAAAAACAGCACATAAGCCTCCAAACAATTGCAACAAGAAGCTGAACTTTATAGAGTATCTCAATGTTTTTTGATGCATTGATCATTTAACATGTTTCTGACATCGCAAGCTCATTTGTTAATCCCATAAGGGCtcttgtatttatttttatagttcCAGGCTAAGCCCATGTCCATGTATTTTTATTAGGTTTGTATAttcctacatatatatagattagAGCAAAGAGGAGGATCACAATCTTTTACCCAAAATTCATTCGCCACTGGTTAGCGTGGTACCAGAGCAACTACTAAGATGGACGAGTTTGAATTGAGGCATCAAAGATTGAATCTTTAACCCAAAGTTGGTTTCTCCATAAAGGAATATTTCTTGCAATAAAGGTTTAAATATTATAGGGTCTCTTGAATTTCAATCGAATGTTATTATTGATATTCATCGttaattttatattcttttgattttttgtggAGTGTAGAATGTAGATTGAATAGAAAATATTTAGATTTTTGTATATCTTCTTTGATTTTTATCATTGATTGATTAATTCCTTAATTTTTTCGGAGTGTTACGTGTTTGGTAAAGAATTATGACTTTACATACTCCTGTTGAAACTACAAAGAGTTAATCTACAAAGAAGTAGAAAGAGTCAAAAGTGAAAAGGATGCACAAAGTTGGTTTCATTTATGGAActataacaattttaattaagaaGAATACACATTGAGAAGGTTAATTCCTTCTCATTAAATTGAATGTTGCGTTCCTTACGTTGCTAATAACACTAAAGAACACCGAAATGCCAATAAAATGATCTTTAAgttatattaaatatttcttcaaaataatttttttaaagttggaTGTaagaaattataatattatcgagattataaaaatataaaatatagaagtataaCAATTCAATACACACAATTTTGTTCATGAGTAAAAACATAACCTATGTTACTTATACTCGAGTATGGGTATCGGATGCGGGTGTTGATCGTAGGATCTGGCATGACAATTATAAAATTCTAGGATGTGCAGACACCGTCCTAATATTGGTATGGTTACGGGGATAcggaaaaataattttaaaaaaatgtcataGCTAAATATACTTAAAACTGTCTAActtatttattcactttgatgatgataatatcataacaaatataacgatttaaaaattaagttatgttgtaaatgaattaattttataaaataatattatcattcatatcagtaaatatttatagAATCCATGTTTTACACGGGAATCTATCTAGTATAGTTATAATATTAACATAGTTACATATATTATAATGATTAATAATTATGATTGATATAATACGTTAATtaggagataaaaaaaaaacaaatttacaaacaaTTATTTCATAAACCATTTAAAACATTATAAAGCATGATGACTGATGATGAATCATGATCGTGAAAACAGCGTGAACGAAAATTGTTGTGTCAATCGGCGCGGTGGAAGATCGCTTCCCAATTCATTTGGATTACACAGTGTTTTGATGAGCTaccttatattttttattttgctaaaaattaaactaaaagattAGTCTACCCAGTTACAAATTTTAAAAGAGGTTGTTAATAAtatagtaattattttgatgaattgtTTGTTCATATTTATAACTTGTGTTTAAAATGTTGTTGAAGCATCAATGTCCTTTGAGTTTAGGGAGATATACATACATAAGCATGTCATATTTGTTAGTGTCTTATGGAATTAAATCTTCCTCTTTTGAAGTATGTCTTATTACCAACAAGTTACTCCCTTTGTCCCATGagtttattagtatttttattttgatttatcgCTTTTACATTGCAAGATTTTTTGGGTTAAATTTTATAGATGTATAAATGATGGATGTCATTTTACTTGTTTTGCAATGTAAGGATTGATGCTATTGTACAACAATTCTAAAATATGAATAGTAGGCTAGAACAATAGTAAGTAGTTTGTTATTTTGTTACTTTGTATTTCATTTTGTTAGACTTTGTtttcattgtaaatttgaagttCATTATGTGAGGATGACGTTTATTGAACTTCGTTAATCTTTTGGTTTACCACCATTTGAGGTGAGGATTATGTTAATTGATcgcttttatattattttggctTTAGTTTGGGATTATTGTGCTTCTACATGCTATTttgtagaataaaaaaaatttaagttgttcattctacaaacgAAACTTTCgcaaaattttcttaaaatttcgTCCATTTGTTGGTGTCCCAAGAGAGTCTGAACCTTGGATCCGCCCCTAATCTAAACCTATGACTAAACGCGTGGTTGATACTTGATACTACTACATATCCAACACAAACTACAGCTGAGGTCAACACGAGTACACCTTATAATTCTTCTACCTTTGCTTCTGCTTCTTCTACTCCTTAGTTTCCTGAAGTTATGGGTCGGGTCATCGAGTGAAACATTTGTAAGTTTTACTTCCTGATTATATTTCCTTGCATCCCTCTTGGAGTCCCTCTCCAGATTCACCCTTCACTTAAGATTCCACAGGTATGTAGCATCCTATACCATATCATATTAATTACATAAATTCACCAACACACATCGTGCTTTTCTGACTAATATGAACCTCGCTTCTTTAAGGAGGCCATGAATGATCCTAGTTGGTTGTAGACAAGCCATGTCTAATGAGATTCAGGCTTTCAAAGATAATAGGACTTGGGAGTTGGGACATGACTACTTTGCCTATTAGGAAGAAAATTATTGGCTACTAATGGGtctataagataaaatatatggCTTTGTTGAATGTCTCAAAGCAAGTCAAGTTATTCTTGGGAATCATCATGTCGAAGGGTTGGATTATCATGAAACATTCGCTCTTGTAGcaaatatgactattatttgcaTGCTCTTAGTTGTTGCTACTACCGAGATTTATGAAttacatcaaatggatgttcgcATGCTTTTCTAAATGGCGATCTTGATAAGGAGGTGTATATGAAAACCCCTTCAGGCTTCTCAATTAGCAAGCCAGGCACGGTGTGTCGCCTACCTCAATGTCGGTTCGCTAAACTTGCATCTTCATCACTAAGTTATGGGTTTGTGCAATTTCACTCTGACTATTCTCTTTTTACTTATAATCACGGAGGTGCTTATCTTTTTGTTTTGGTGTGCGTGGATCATAGTGCAAATATATGGTAACGTCATGGTTGCAGTAATGGACAAGGTATTATGGAAACGGGGTGATGCGATTATTGTATTGCCAAATTTCACATAAACCATGAAATATCGCGCTTGAAACGGCCTAAAATGCGATTTTCACACCTTTACGATACGAGTATTAttgattctaaaaatttgaaaacctttacgataTGTCCGATACGATTcgaccttgtttttgcactatgacgTGGATGATCTCATTATTAGTATTCTCCTTAACTAGTGTTGCATTTAAGACTTACTTGGGCAATTGTGTCCTCAAATATCTCCTCGAAGTAAAAGTTACAAGGAAACCTGATGGTATCTTCTTGTGTCAATGCAAATACACACTAGATACGCTTCATCAGACAGGTCCATTGGGCTTAACAGTTGTGATACTAAATCACAAACTTGGACGTGCTTCCAAGGCTATTCTTTCTGACCTTGAACAATATCATCAGCTTGTCGACCATCTGATCTATTTATCATTTACACAGTGCACACTCCACATATTGAACATTGGAAAGTTGCACTTATGGGGTTCGTTATCTTAAAGGAACATTAGGGCAAGGGATCCTCATTTCCTCTATTCTGATCTCTGCTCTCTGGATGGTGTGATTCTAATTGGGTCAGTGCCCCCTTACTCGACGTTCTCTTACAGAATGGATAGTGTTCCTTGGTTCTTCTCCTATTTCttggaaaacaaaaa
Coding sequences:
- the LOC130818151 gene encoding uncharacterized protein LOC130818151 isoform X2, which gives rise to METSMTITSFNPLSPSFKTYSYNYASYPSIPPKPIFIKRSITTNPPIISHGHLQKNQSFSSSKPRTIDTTFPLRRKGVLDSNENTHKLNSQISSHRAVAAVRLMRIEFGGAYADLLNERGKGSGNNEMEYVERTLGFRTNDLNEKDLRLVTEIVNGTIRWRRYLDFLIVCLCHDERSFRNIEPLLLQILRVGVYEIVKLEKPPYAVVNENVKLAKFALRPGAGNMVNGILRKLVFLKDKDSLPVLKMDGDDRAQARALATTYSHPVWMVRRWTKYLGQEEAIKLMMWNNTDPSFSLRANIAKGFNREDLMMKLNMLKVPHKPSSHLDDFVCVESGMQTVIQTGLLKEGLCSVQDESAGLAVSVLDPQPGDHIIDCCAAPGGKTLFMASRLNGQGMISATDINKGRLRILEETAKLQCVDNVITCIHSDLRTFADNRNLKFDKVLLDAPCSGLGVLSKRPDLRWNRKLEDMEELKNLQDELLDAACKLVKTDGVFVYSTCSIDPGENEDRVSAFLLRHPEFQIDPVQRYVPSEFSTAHGFYRSCPVKHAMDGAFAARLVLRQ
- the LOC130818151 gene encoding uncharacterized protein LOC130818151 isoform X1 — its product is METSMTITSFNPLSPSFKTYSYNYASYPSIPPKPIFIKRSITTNPPIISHGHLQKNQSFSSSKPRTIDTTFPLRRKGVLDSNENTHKLNSQISSHRAVAAVRLMRIEFGGAYADLLNERGKGSGNNEMEYVERTLGFRTNDLNEKDLRLEFMVYTWFSYILNLCQVTEIVNGTIRWRRYLDFLIVCLCHDERSFRNIEPLLLQILRVGVYEIVKLEKPPYAVVNENVKLAKFALRPGAGNMVNGILRKLVFLKDKDSLPVLKMDGDDRAQARALATTYSHPVWMVRRWTKYLGQEEAIKLMMWNNTDPSFSLRANIAKGFNREDLMMKLNMLKVPHKPSSHLDDFVCVESGMQTVIQTGLLKEGLCSVQDESAGLAVSVLDPQPGDHIIDCCAAPGGKTLFMASRLNGQGMISATDINKGRLRILEETAKLQCVDNVITCIHSDLRTFADNRNLKFDKVLLDAPCSGLGVLSKRPDLRWNRKLEDMEELKNLQDELLDAACKLVKTDGVFVYSTCSIDPGENEDRVSAFLLRHPEFQIDPVQRYVPSEFSTAHGFYRSCPVKHAMDGAFAARLVLRQ
- the LOC130818151 gene encoding uncharacterized protein LOC130818151 isoform X3 — encoded protein: METSMTITSFNPLSPSFKTYSYNYASYPSIPPKPIFIKRSITTNPPIISHGHLQKNQSFSSSKPRTIDTTFPLRRKGVLDSNENTHKLNSQISSHRAVAAVRLMRIEFGGAYADLLNERGKGSGNNEMEYVERTLGFRTNDLNEKDLRLEFMVYTWFSYILNLCQVTEIVNGTIRWRRYLDFLIVCLCHDERSFRNIEPLLLQNVKLAKFALRPGAGNMVNGILRKLVFLKDKDSLPVLKMDGDDRAQARALATTYSHPVWMVRRWTKYLGQEEAIKLMMWNNTDPSFSLRANIAKGFNREDLMMKLNMLKVPHKPSSHLDDFVCVESGMQTVIQTGLLKEGLCSVQDESAGLAVSVLDPQPGDHIIDCCAAPGGKTLFMASRLNGQGMISATDINKGRLRILEETAKLQCVDNVITCIHSDLRTFADNRNLKFDKVLLDAPCSGLGVLSKRPDLRWNRKLEDMEELKNLQDELLDAACKLVKTDGVFVYSTCSIDPGENEDRVSAFLLRHPEFQIDPVQRYVPSEFSTAHGFYRSCPVKHAMDGAFAARLVLRQ